TGGTAACAATTGAAGGGGAAGAATAGAGGGACCGAATATATATTCTTTTTGCGGTGAATCATATCCATTATCGGTATAAAATGTACCGCTATGTAAAAATATATACATTTTTAAGGGCTGATTTATCCTGTAGATCAGGAAAGGAGTTGATATGGGAGTGGTTCAGACAGTGGTTCGCATAAGTGAAATTGAATTAAAAGGATTTAAGAATACCCAGTACGGACGAATCATAATGCCGTCTGCCGGCAATAAGGATTTTTTCTCAAAAACAGCGGACATTCTCGGCATTTATGGACAGAATGGTTCCGGAAAAACGGCAGTGATTGAAGCAATGGGGTTTGTTCAGACCCTTCTTACGGGGCGGCCCCTGTCTAAGGAAGCGATTCACTATATTTCCAAAGACGCGGAAACCTGTACAATTACCGTTAAGTTTATTATTCAGACAGACAGTAAAAAAGCCATGGCAGAATATTTGGTCCAGTTAAAGAGGATTTCCAAAAGCGAATTTGAGATTATCCACGAAACCCTCAGTTCCGCGGCCTGGAGCGGAGAAAAATTTGAAAGCAAAAAAAATGTGATCGATTTCGGACTTCATTCAGAAGGTCCAATATTTACTCCAAAGTACCGGCTGGAAGATTTAATACGGGAGAATGATGAAAATAAGGTTAATTTAAGCGTTGCAAAAAAAATTGCAGGGAAAGATCTGGTTTCTTTTATTTTCGGGCCGGAAGGCAGAGGAGTATTTTTATCCGCTGCTAGTGGTGCATCTGAGGATTATGCTTATATCATCCAATCAATTTATCAATATGCAGGCATGAACCTTTTTGTAATTTCCAATGCCCATGCAGGAGCAATCAGTATGGATTTCATGATTCCGTTTGCTTTCCGCCTGGATCTTGGCGAGAAGATCGCAAAGGGCGATCTGCTCATAAGGCTTGATGAGCCGTCGGTGATCAGTAAGGAGCATTTTGAAATAGCCGGGCAGATTCTCCATGAGATGAATATCGTCCTTGACGCCATGATCCCTGGTCTTTCCATCGGCATTTACGACTTTGGCGAACAGCTTCTTGAACAGGGGGGAACAGGACACAGGGTCGAATTAATTTCAAAACGCGGTGATATTACAATTCCCCTGAAATATGAGTCAGAAGGGATCATTAAGATCATTTCCGTTCTGAATGTCCTTATGTGTGTTTATAACAACCCCTCCATGTGTCTGATTATTGATGAACTGGATGCCGGCGTATACGAATATCTTTTGGGAGAACTCCTTTCTGTTTTTGAAAAGGGGGCCAGGGGACAGCTGATTTTCACATCCCATAATTTGCGGGCATTGGAAATGATTCATAAAAGCAGCATTGTTTTTTCCACCACAAATCCCGCCAACCGGTATATCCGTTTGCAGAACATAAAGAGCAATCATAATTTGCGGGATATGTATTTGCGGAGCATTGTATTGGGTGGTCAAAAAGAAGCTATTTATGAGGAAACCGACAGCGTAGAGATTGGCCGTGC
The nucleotide sequence above comes from Lacrimispora sp. BS-2. Encoded proteins:
- a CDS encoding ATP-binding protein, producing MGVVQTVVRISEIELKGFKNTQYGRIIMPSAGNKDFFSKTADILGIYGQNGSGKTAVIEAMGFVQTLLTGRPLSKEAIHYISKDAETCTITVKFIIQTDSKKAMAEYLVQLKRISKSEFEIIHETLSSAAWSGEKFESKKNVIDFGLHSEGPIFTPKYRLEDLIRENDENKVNLSVAKKIAGKDLVSFIFGPEGRGVFLSAASGASEDYAYIIQSIYQYAGMNLFVISNAHAGAISMDFMIPFAFRLDLGEKIAKGDLLIRLDEPSVISKEHFEIAGQILHEMNIVLDAMIPGLSIGIYDFGEQLLEQGGTGHRVELISKRGDITIPLKYESEGIIKIISVLNVLMCVYNNPSMCLIIDELDAGVYEYLLGELLSVFEKGARGQLIFTSHNLRALEMIHKSSIVFSTTNPANRYIRLQNIKSNHNLRDMYLRSIVLGGQKEAIYEETDSVEIGRAFRRAGKVVRDGGQD